From the Nodularia sp. NIES-3585 genome, one window contains:
- a CDS encoding polysaccharide deacetylase family protein produces the protein MENSKSFLWPQGILIALLALSATLSMSLMLLIKPDASDAQNKQTIDINNLSAAKVGTQQRIEALKTAMFTSWQEEANIKGLASAAPPRFQGAIIKEAKLIKGKKVIALTFDDGPWPETTAQVLDILKKNNIKGTFFVVGQNVKNYPHLAKRVVAEGHSIANHTWHHWYHYMNQKAATYEVDHTTNLIYQTTGVKTNLFRPPGGIMHNGVAAYARSSKYAIIMWSSDSLDYSRPSVPNLVNNVFRNATPGGIVLLHDGGGNRSQTVQALPEIINKFRQQGYSFVTVPELLTMEDKEQKLLANKK, from the coding sequence ATGTTACTCATCAAGCCAGATGCTTCTGATGCTCAGAACAAACAAACTATAGATATCAATAATTTATCCGCTGCTAAAGTTGGAACTCAGCAGCGCATTGAAGCATTAAAGACGGCGATGTTCACCAGTTGGCAGGAAGAAGCTAACATTAAAGGTTTAGCCTCTGCTGCACCTCCACGCTTTCAAGGAGCAATCATTAAGGAGGCAAAACTAATTAAAGGTAAGAAAGTAATTGCTCTCACCTTTGATGATGGACCTTGGCCTGAGACTACGGCACAAGTGCTAGATATTCTTAAAAAAAATAATATTAAAGGGACATTTTTTGTCGTTGGACAGAATGTGAAGAATTATCCCCACTTAGCAAAGCGAGTAGTTGCTGAAGGTCACTCTATTGCTAATCATACTTGGCATCATTGGTATCATTACATGAATCAAAAGGCGGCTACTTATGAAGTTGATCACACCACAAATTTGATTTATCAAACTACAGGTGTGAAAACAAATTTGTTTAGACCACCAGGGGGGATCATGCATAATGGGGTGGCTGCCTATGCTAGAAGTAGTAAATATGCCATCATTATGTGGTCATCTGACTCATTAGACTATTCACGTCCTAGTGTTCCAAACTTAGTTAATAATGTTTTCAGGAACGCCACACCCGGAGGTATTGTTTTATTACACGATGGTGGTGGGAATCGTTCCCAAACTGTGCAAGCATTACCAGAAATTATTAATAAGTTTCGCCAGCAAGGCTATAGTTTTGTGACTGTTCCAGAACTTTTAACAATGGAAGATAAGGAGCAAAAATTGTTAGCAAATAAAAAGTAA
- a CDS encoding glutamate synthase-related protein, translating into MKDKAMHQSQTMKTADINSQENYQGQRWLVEERDACGVGFIAHRQNHASHEIVTKSLAALTCLEHRGGCSADQDSGDGAGILTAIPWELFQKDYTAGNVAVGMLFLPQNPEIAAKIKATIEQIAAEEKLTVLGWRVVPVQPNLLGRQARENQPQIEQVFLASADKSGEELERELYITRRRIFKATKNISEEFYICSLSSRTIVYKGMVRSAILADFYLDLKNPAYKSAFAVYHRRFSTNTLPKWPLAQPMRLLGHNGEINTLLGNINWMTAREASLNHPVWGGRCDEFKPLVHIDNSDSATLDNVLELMVRSGRSPLEALMMMVPEAYQNQPSLQKYPEIVDFYEYYSGLQESWDGPALLVFSDGEKVGATLDRNGLRPARYVITKDDYIVVGSEAGVVDIPEANILEKGRLGPGQMIAVDLVNHEVLKNWDIKQRIAKQHPYGEWLKQYRQELKYLVSQPSSVNGNGKGHSPTNQIDKQTLLRHQLAFGYTTEDVEMVIQPMAAEGKEATFCMGDDIPLAVLSEKPHLLYDYFKQRFAQVTNPAIDPLREKLVMSLNVELGERGNLLEVKPEHARKLKLESPVLTETELEAIRLSGFATAELSTLFAIANGPDGLKDAVESLQSQAAESVKAGAKILILTDRHLEGENGISTEYTYIPPLLAVGAVHHYLIREGLRTKTSLIVNTAQCWSTHHFACLIGYGVDAVCPYTALDTVRNWWFEPKTQSFMERGKIATLTLDEAVGNYRKAINSGLLKILSKMGISLLSSYQAAQIFEAIGIGGDLLKLGFYGTTSRIGGLSVSELAQEVLSFHSKAFPELTAKKLENLGFVQCLPKGEYHMNNPELAKALHKAVDGKQYDHYEVYKQHLQGRPVTALRDLLDFESDRSPIPLEEVESVSEILKRFCTGGMSLGALSREAHETLAIAMNRIGGKSNSGEGGEDPVRYKVLNDVDAAGKSPTLPHLHGLRNGDTASSAIKQVASGRFGVTPGYLSSARQIEIKIAQGAKPGEGGQLPGPKVSPYIAMLRRSKPGVTLISPPPHHDIYSIEDLAQLIFDLHQINPKAQVSVKLVAEIGIGTIAAGVAKANADIIQVSGHDGGTGASPLSSIKHAGSPWELGLSEVHRVLMQNGLRDRVILRVDGGLKSGWDVVVGALMGGEEFGFGSIAMIAEGCIMARICHTNNCPVGVASQKEELRKRFTGMPEHVVNFFCFIAEEVRHLLARLGYRSLLDIVGRADLLTTRAEAKVTKTQGLNLDCLLQLPDAKNDRSWLVHEEVHSNGAVIDDQLLADAEIQAAISNQSTVSKSLRLVNTDRTVGARLAGAIATQYGDSGFEGQINLNFQGSVGQSFGAFNLPGMILSLSGEANDYVGKGMHGGEIIIKPPAEATYDPAQNVIVGNTCLYGSTGGVLFANGLAGERFAVRNSKGMAVIEGAGDHCCEYMTGGVIVVLGKVGRNVGAGMTGGLAYFLDEDNSFPELVNPEIVKIQRVLTAAGGKQLQELIKTHCDRTGSPKAKMILQNWTEYLPKFWQLVPPSEADSPEANPQAVLEKQLSSV; encoded by the coding sequence ATGAAAGATAAAGCGATGCATCAATCACAAACAATGAAAACTGCGGATATTAACTCTCAAGAGAACTATCAGGGACAAAGGTGGTTAGTAGAAGAACGAGATGCCTGTGGTGTAGGTTTTATTGCTCATCGCCAGAATCATGCCAGCCACGAAATTGTGACAAAATCTTTAGCTGCTTTGACCTGCTTAGAACACCGGGGGGGATGTAGCGCCGACCAAGATTCTGGTGATGGTGCAGGAATATTGACAGCTATACCTTGGGAGTTGTTCCAAAAAGACTATACTGCGGGAAATGTGGCGGTGGGAATGTTATTTTTGCCGCAAAATCCCGAAATAGCCGCAAAAATTAAGGCCACAATCGAACAAATAGCCGCAGAAGAAAAATTAACTGTACTGGGTTGGCGAGTAGTACCAGTGCAACCTAATTTACTGGGGAGACAAGCCAGAGAAAATCAACCTCAGATAGAACAAGTTTTTCTAGCATCAGCCGATAAAAGTGGCGAAGAACTAGAAAGAGAACTATATATCACCCGCAGAAGAATTTTCAAAGCTACCAAAAATATTTCCGAAGAGTTCTATATTTGCTCCTTGTCCAGTCGCACAATTGTTTATAAAGGCATGGTGCGTTCTGCGATTTTGGCAGACTTTTATCTAGATTTAAAAAACCCAGCTTACAAAAGTGCTTTTGCTGTTTACCATCGCCGCTTTAGTACTAATACACTGCCTAAGTGGCCTCTAGCCCAACCGATGCGGCTATTGGGTCATAACGGCGAAATTAATACTTTATTGGGTAACATCAACTGGATGACGGCACGAGAAGCCAGTCTGAATCATCCAGTATGGGGCGGGCGATGCGATGAATTCAAGCCTTTGGTTCACATTGATAATAGTGATTCAGCTACTCTAGATAATGTCCTGGAATTAATGGTGCGCTCTGGACGTAGCCCGTTGGAAGCTTTAATGATGATGGTGCCAGAGGCATACCAAAATCAGCCTTCTTTGCAAAAATATCCAGAAATTGTCGATTTCTACGAATATTACAGTGGTCTACAAGAATCCTGGGATGGTCCGGCGCTTTTAGTATTTAGTGATGGTGAAAAAGTCGGCGCGACATTAGACCGGAATGGTTTAAGACCAGCACGTTACGTGATTACTAAAGATGACTATATTGTTGTCGGTTCCGAAGCTGGTGTAGTTGACATCCCAGAAGCCAACATCCTGGAAAAAGGCAGACTTGGCCCAGGACAAATGATTGCTGTGGATTTAGTCAATCATGAAGTGCTGAAAAATTGGGATATTAAGCAGCGTATCGCCAAGCAGCATCCTTATGGGGAATGGTTAAAACAATATCGCCAAGAACTGAAATATCTGGTGAGTCAGCCTTCATCTGTAAATGGCAATGGCAAGGGTCATTCTCCCACAAACCAAATTGATAAACAAACCTTACTGCGTCATCAATTAGCCTTTGGCTATACCACAGAAGATGTAGAAATGGTAATTCAGCCAATGGCGGCTGAGGGTAAAGAAGCGACTTTCTGCATGGGGGATGATATTCCTTTGGCGGTGCTGTCAGAAAAACCTCACCTGCTGTATGACTATTTCAAACAGCGTTTTGCACAAGTGACAAACCCAGCTATTGACCCTCTCCGGGAAAAGTTGGTGATGTCGCTGAATGTGGAACTGGGTGAACGGGGCAACTTACTGGAAGTGAAGCCAGAACACGCCCGGAAACTGAAATTAGAATCGCCAGTTTTGACTGAGACAGAATTGGAGGCGATTCGGTTATCAGGATTTGCGACGGCGGAATTATCCACGTTGTTTGCTATTGCTAACGGTCCCGATGGTTTGAAAGATGCTGTAGAGTCTTTGCAATCACAAGCTGCGGAATCTGTCAAGGCGGGTGCGAAAATTTTGATTTTGACTGACCGTCATCTGGAAGGAGAAAATGGCATCAGTACAGAATATACCTATATTCCGCCTTTGTTAGCCGTAGGTGCTGTACATCATTATTTGATTCGCGAAGGATTGCGAACAAAAACTTCGCTGATTGTGAATACAGCCCAGTGCTGGAGTACACATCATTTTGCTTGTCTGATTGGTTATGGTGTGGATGCAGTTTGTCCTTACACAGCTTTGGATACTGTCCGCAATTGGTGGTTTGAACCTAAAACCCAAAGCTTCATGGAACGGGGTAAAATTGCTACCCTGACTCTAGATGAAGCTGTCGGAAATTACCGCAAAGCGATCAATTCAGGTTTACTGAAAATTCTCTCTAAAATGGGAATTTCGCTGCTTTCTAGCTATCAAGCAGCACAAATTTTTGAAGCTATTGGTATCGGTGGGGATTTATTAAAACTGGGATTCTATGGCACAACTTCCCGCATTGGGGGGTTGAGTGTGAGTGAATTGGCGCAAGAGGTGCTGTCTTTCCATAGCAAGGCTTTTCCCGAACTGACGGCGAAGAAGTTAGAAAATCTGGGTTTTGTTCAGTGTCTTCCCAAGGGTGAATACCACATGAATAACCCGGAATTGGCTAAGGCGCTGCATAAGGCTGTGGATGGGAAGCAATATGATCACTATGAGGTTTACAAACAGCATCTGCAAGGGCGACCAGTGACAGCTTTGCGTGATTTGTTGGATTTTGAAAGCGATCGCTCACCCATTCCTTTAGAAGAAGTAGAATCAGTCAGTGAGATTCTCAAACGCTTCTGTACTGGTGGAATGTCTTTAGGCGCGTTATCACGAGAAGCCCATGAAACTTTAGCGATCGCCATGAACCGGATTGGCGGAAAATCTAACTCAGGGGAAGGCGGCGAAGATCCAGTTCGCTATAAAGTTCTCAATGATGTAGACGCAGCAGGTAAATCTCCAACTCTACCCCATTTACATGGATTACGGAATGGTGATACTGCTTCTAGTGCCATTAAACAAGTCGCATCAGGACGTTTTGGGGTCACACCAGGATATTTAAGCAGCGCCAGACAAATAGAAATCAAAATTGCCCAAGGTGCAAAACCTGGGGAAGGTGGACAGTTACCAGGGCCAAAAGTTAGTCCTTACATTGCGATGTTAAGGCGTTCCAAGCCCGGTGTGACCTTGATTTCACCACCACCCCACCATGATATTTACTCCATTGAAGATTTAGCACAGCTAATTTTTGACCTGCACCAAATTAACCCTAAAGCCCAGGTATCAGTGAAGTTGGTGGCAGAAATTGGTATTGGGACGATTGCGGCTGGTGTAGCCAAAGCTAACGCCGATATTATTCAAGTATCTGGTCATGATGGTGGTACAGGCGCATCGCCTCTGAGTTCAATTAAACACGCTGGTTCACCCTGGGAACTGGGTTTAAGTGAAGTACATCGAGTTTTGATGCAAAATGGCCTGCGAGACAGAGTGATTTTGCGTGTAGACGGTGGGTTAAAAAGTGGTTGGGATGTGGTAGTCGGTGCATTGATGGGTGGTGAGGAATTCGGTTTTGGTTCCATCGCCATGATTGCTGAAGGCTGTATTATGGCGCGGATTTGCCACACGAATAACTGCCCTGTGGGTGTTGCTTCTCAGAAGGAAGAACTCCGCAAACGGTTTACAGGAATGCCGGAACACGTTGTCAATTTCTTCTGCTTTATAGCGGAAGAAGTGCGCCATCTACTAGCAAGACTGGGATATCGTTCTTTGTTGGATATCGTCGGCCGGGCTGATTTGTTGACAACACGCGCTGAGGCTAAAGTTACCAAAACCCAAGGACTCAACCTCGACTGTTTACTTCAGCTACCAGATGCCAAAAATGACCGTAGCTGGTTGGTACATGAAGAAGTCCACAGCAACGGTGCGGTGATCGATGATCAATTGCTGGCTGATGCGGAAATTCAAGCAGCTATTAGCAATCAATCTACTGTTAGCAAAAGCTTACGGTTAGTCAACACTGATAGAACAGTGGGCGCACGGTTGGCTGGTGCGATCGCTACCCAATATGGTGATAGTGGTTTTGAAGGACAAATTAACCTCAATTTCCAAGGTAGTGTAGGACAAAGCTTTGGTGCTTTCAACCTTCCCGGCATGATTCTGTCACTGTCAGGAGAAGCTAACGATTATGTAGGTAAGGGAATGCACGGTGGTGAAATTATTATCAAACCGCCCGCTGAGGCCACCTATGACCCAGCACAAAATGTGATAGTTGGCAATACCTGTCTTTATGGTTCTACTGGTGGGGTATTATTTGCCAACGGTTTAGCCGGAGAACGCTTCGCTGTACGCAACTCAAAAGGCATGGCAGTGATTGAAGGGGCTGGGGATCACTGCTGCGAGTACATGACTGGTGGCGTGATTGTTGTCCTTGGCAAAGTTGGGCGTAACGTCGGCGCGGGAATGACTGGAGGACTAGCATACTTCTTAGATGAAGATAATTCATTCCCGGAATTAGTCAATCCCGAAATTGTCAAAATCCAGCGAGTGCTGACAGCCGCCGGTGGTAAACAACTACAAGAATTAATTAAAACTCATTGCGATCGCACTGGTTCACCAAAAGCGAAAATGATTCTGCAAAATTGGACAGAATATTTGCCTAAGTTCTGGCAGTTAGTACCACCTTCTGAAGCTGATAGTCCCGAAGCAAATCCCCAAGCTGTTCTCGAAAAACAGTTGAGTTCAGTTTAA
- a CDS encoding phosphodiester glycosidase family protein, with protein sequence MIKMSNRRIRKHHSAIGKKAKQRLFRFVAPIIVAITILSLSATQAPSAQKFPINTKPTADELFAQSGTSSVTALASGNQITLNGRTLSGAWLQQRGTDGQVKTHLSDGAFRQFIGVDFLSSNSAVRQPVEWFSSNQPLVLATRLLKGYRYLDITNFAQTAGWQLQANGNILAIAIPQAQVKAIRQSQQPSGVSNPPFQSARIVLDLDRPAPWQLSQGLPITIPVVPGTATRQSTTPPNREWVVIIEGTADPALIQQYAPPTSLPNLSPQPAQPTPDPLIRQLEVVNNRTIISLSVPFGMTPQIITLSDPNRLVIDLRADALVQRNINWAEGLRWRQQFVNLGTERFPVVWLDINPRQAGLTLRPIGTQSNTQTGTAPLIQMAQQSSAVAAINAGYFNRNNTLPLGAIRRDGQWLSGPILNRGAIAWNDSGQFYLGRLTLQETLNAPNNQRLPILFLNSGYVQSGIARYTPTWGNSYTPLTDNEILVVVQKDRVTNQLPGGKAGETAVPIPQDGYLLTLRANATNTASQLPIGATVSITSSTNSADFNRYPHIMGAGPLLVQNNQIVLDAQSEKFSNAFSTQKAIRSGICTTASGSLMIAAVHNRAGGLGPTLAEHAQLMKNIGCVNALNLDGGSSTSLYLGGQLLDRSPNTAARVHNGIGIFLK encoded by the coding sequence ATGATAAAAATGTCAAATCGCCGCATCAGAAAACATCACAGCGCTATTGGCAAAAAGGCTAAACAAAGGTTGTTCCGATTTGTAGCGCCAATAATCGTGGCAATTACGATATTATCTTTATCTGCTACCCAAGCTCCTAGCGCCCAAAAATTCCCCATTAATACCAAACCAACCGCTGATGAGTTGTTCGCCCAGTCAGGCACATCTTCAGTTACAGCATTAGCATCTGGGAACCAAATTACCCTCAATGGTCGTACCTTGTCAGGGGCTTGGTTGCAGCAACGCGGCACAGACGGTCAGGTAAAAACTCATCTGAGTGATGGAGCTTTTAGGCAGTTTATTGGAGTAGATTTTTTAAGCAGCAACAGTGCAGTTAGGCAACCAGTAGAGTGGTTTTCGTCAAACCAGCCGTTGGTTTTAGCCACAAGGTTGTTAAAAGGGTATCGCTATCTGGATATTACTAATTTTGCCCAAACAGCAGGTTGGCAATTGCAAGCCAATGGTAATATTTTAGCGATCGCTATTCCACAAGCTCAAGTCAAAGCTATTCGTCAGAGTCAGCAACCTTCAGGTGTAAGTAATCCTCCTTTCCAATCAGCTCGCATCGTCTTAGATTTAGATCGCCCAGCACCTTGGCAACTTTCCCAAGGCTTACCCATAACTATACCTGTTGTCCCTGGTACAGCAACCCGCCAATCAACCACACCACCTAACAGAGAGTGGGTAGTGATCATCGAAGGTACAGCCGACCCTGCTTTAATCCAACAATATGCGCCACCAACGTCACTACCGAATCTGTCCCCACAACCTGCACAACCAACTCCTGACCCATTAATTAGACAATTAGAGGTGGTCAACAACCGGACAATTATCAGTCTGAGTGTGCCGTTTGGGATGACTCCCCAAATCATTACCTTATCAGACCCTAATCGCTTGGTCATTGATCTTCGTGCCGATGCCTTGGTACAACGAAATATTAATTGGGCTGAAGGATTGCGCTGGCGACAGCAATTTGTGAATTTAGGTACAGAACGTTTTCCTGTAGTTTGGTTAGATATTAATCCCCGCCAAGCTGGGTTAACCTTAAGACCCATTGGCACACAAAGCAACACCCAGACAGGGACTGCACCGTTAATTCAAATGGCACAGCAGTCTTCAGCAGTAGCAGCAATTAACGCTGGTTATTTCAACCGCAATAATACATTACCTTTGGGGGCAATTCGTCGGGATGGTCAGTGGTTATCAGGGCCAATTCTCAACCGGGGAGCGATCGCTTGGAATGATTCTGGGCAATTTTACTTAGGTCGTCTCACCTTACAAGAAACTTTAAACGCTCCCAATAATCAGAGATTGCCGATTTTATTTCTGAATAGTGGCTACGTTCAGAGTGGTATAGCTCGTTATACCCCAACTTGGGGAAATAGCTACACTCCTTTAACAGACAACGAAATTCTCGTAGTTGTCCAAAAAGACCGAGTGACAAATCAGTTACCAGGTGGTAAAGCTGGTGAAACAGCCGTTCCCATTCCCCAGGATGGCTACCTTTTAACCTTACGTGCGAATGCTACCAATACTGCATCACAACTGCCTATTGGTGCAACAGTCAGCATTACTAGCAGCACTAATTCGGCTGACTTTAACCGCTATCCTCACATCATGGGAGCAGGACCGCTGTTAGTACAAAACAATCAAATTGTCCTTGATGCCCAAAGCGAAAAATTCAGTAACGCTTTTAGTACACAAAAAGCTATTCGCAGTGGCATTTGTACAACAGCCAGCGGCTCTTTGATGATTGCTGCTGTACACAATCGTGCTGGTGGATTAGGGCCAACCTTAGCGGAACACGCCCAATTAATGAAGAATATTGGTTGTGTGAACGCCCTCAATTTAGACGGTGGTAGTTCAACTAGTCTTTATTTAGGAGGACAACTACTCGACCGTTCCCCGAATACGGCTGCACGTGTCCACAACGGCATTGGCATTTTCTTGAAATAA